The genome window ccacataGGGGGCACCGAGGACCCATGGGGCGGACACGGCCCCACAGcgggggtctatggggggggggggggatgatgATAATGATGGGGATGGGAGGCCCATAGCGGATGGGAGGCCCCATAGCGGCGGGTCCGGTACCTTTGACCACATCGCACTCCACGACGGTGCCGTATTGCTGGAATAAGGACCTCAACTCGCCGCTGGTACAAGCGGCGATACGTTGCCGGACAAAGATCTTGCAGGTATTGGTAGGCCGAGGCCTGGATGGTTCCACCACGATCCGACGACCGTGAAGTTGATGCCCGTTAAGTTGTAGTGATGGCTCGGGCCGCCGCCGCTTCGTCCCGGAGATGAACGAAAGCGAATTGTTTCATTAAAGCGATACCGAGAACCGGACCGGACACACCGGAAAACAGTTCGCTCAGTTCTTCCGCCGTCGCTTCCTCGGGGACATTGCCCACGAACAGTTTGATGCCGGCTCTCATGGCGCtgctggcggcggcggcggcctcACAAAATGGCGGCGCCTCCTCAGAGCGGAGGGGGAGAGGCGACGGCGCGCTGCGCATGCGCGCCGCTTTCCCCGCCCACCTCGTCGTGCGCATGCGCACCGTCTCTCGGACGCACTGCGCATAAACCAACCGTCCTGCCTCACTCACTGCGCATGCGCACCGCAAAGGGCTGACCCTACCTACGCCGCCTCGCTACGCA of Excalfactoria chinensis isolate bCotChi1 unplaced genomic scaffold, bCotChi1.hap2 Scaffold_421, whole genome shotgun sequence contains these proteins:
- the LOC140265071 gene encoding LOW QUALITY PROTEIN: RNA-binding protein 14-like (The sequence of the model RefSeq protein was modified relative to this genomic sequence to represent the inferred CDS: deleted 1 base in 1 codon), which gives rise to MRTTRWAGKAARMRSAPSPLPLRSEEAPPFCEAAAAASSAMRAGIKLFVGNVPEEATAEELSELFSGVSGPVLGIALMKQFAFVHLRDEAAAARAITTLNGHQLHGRRIVVEPSRPRPTNTCKIFVRQRIAACTSGELRSLFQQYGTVVECDVVKDYAFVHMENEADAKVAIENLNGKEVKGRRVNVELSTNVQKKGAGLAVTGRRRGGQEQADRPGVQGEVPAQD